The genomic region AAGGACTAGAAAACAAGCTAGTCCAATATTGCAGATTGGATAATTGTTGAAAGTTCATCTGCTGTCTCCTCTCTGTCCAAACACGTTCCTTTCTATTATACCATTTTTCTGGCATTTTTTTCCCTATCCTACTTCATTTTAAATTAAGGAAAAATATGATAAAATAAACTGACTAGAAAAAACAAAGGAGAAACCATGTCTCAACTCTATGATATTACCATTGTAGGTGGTGGTCCTGTCGGGCTTTTTGCAGCCTTCTATGCCCACCTACGCCAAGCCAAGGTCCAAATCATCGACTCTCTTCCCCAACTAGGTGGACAACCTGCTATTCTCTACCCTGAAAAGGAAATTTTAGACGTCCCGGGTTTCCCAAACCTGACTGGAGAAGAGTTGACTAACCGTCTAATCGAGCAATTAAATGGCTTTGATACCCCTATTCATCTCAACGAAACGGTTCTTGAGATTGAAAAACAAGAAGAAGGATTTGTCATCACAACTTCTAAAGGAAGTCATCTGTCTAAAACTGTTATCATTGCTATGGGGGGTGGTGCCTTCAAACCACGTCCGCTGGAACTAGAAGGCGTTGAGGGCTATGAAAATATCCACTACCACGTTTCTAACATTCAGCAATATGCTGGTAAGAAAGTGACGATTCTGGGTGGTGGGGACTCAGCTGTTGATTGGGCTTTAGCTTTTGAAAAAATTGCGCCAACTACCCTTGTCCACCGTAGAGATAATTTCCGCGCCTTGGAACACAGTGTCCAAGCTTTGCAGGAATCTTCTGTGATCATCAAGACACCATTCGTCCCTAGCCAACTCCTTGGAGATGGAAAAACACTCGATAAACTTGAAATCACAAAAGTCAAATCTGATGAAACAGAAACTATTGACCTAGACCACCTCTTTGTCAACTATGGTTTCAAATCTTCTGTTGGTAACCTTAAAAACTGGGGTCTGGACCTCAACCGTCACAAGATTATCGTCAATAGCAAGCAAGAATCTAGCCAAGCAGGTATCTATGCTATCGGTGACTGTTGCTACTATGACGGAAAAATTGATCTGATTGCGACAGGGCTTGGAGAAGCACCAACCGCTGTTAACAATGCCATTAACTACATCGACCCAGAACAAAAAGTACAACCAAAACACTCTACTAGTTTATAGAAAAAGAACCACGAGTCACATAGGATTCGTGGTTTTATAGTTCATCGGCTAATTTGTTAGCTCATATTTCCCCCTTCTTTAACAAAAATAAAAATGCCTATCAAACTGATAAAACATGTGATATAATAGGGACGGCACTAACAATACGCCTTGGAAAAGGAGGTATTACAGATGCTAGAACTTCTCAAAATAGTACTTATCGCAGTCATCGAGAGTATCATCTCATGGCTGGTGACTCGTTGGTTAGACGATCACTTCGACAAGTAACCTTCCTGGTTAGTGCTATCTAACCTAGAAAAAAATCCCCTCAGTATTGCAGTACCGAGGGGATTTCTGTTAGCACTAAAATGCTAGAACTTCTCAATTCCCCTTTATTATCTCACATACTCTATTTAATTGTCAAGAAAGAGGTGTTTTATATCTTTATAACTCATCGGCTATCTTATTGATTTTTCTGAGTCTGTGGTTGACACCACTTTTGGTCAGAGGGGTGCTGAGGCTATCTGCTAACTGCTGGATAGAGTAGTCTGGGTGCTGAATCCGCAACTGCGCTACTTCCTGCAAATCCACTGGCAGATTTTCTAAGCCCATGATATCTTTGATTTTGCTGATATTGTTGATAGTCTTCATGCTGGCAGAGACTGTCCGAGCGATATTAGCTGTCTCGGCATTATTGGCTCGATTGAGGTCATTACGGGTTTCTCGCAAAATCTTAACCCTCTCAAAATCATCACGCGCCTGCATGGCTCCGATGACAATCAAGAAGTCCATAATATCTTCGGCTCGCTGGAGATAGGTCACAGCTCCCTTCTTGCGCTCAAGCACCTTAGCATCTAGTAAAAATTGCTGGAGAAGGGAGGCAATCCCTTGCGCGTGGTCCAGATAAACAGAACTGATTTCCAACTGATACTTGCCTGACTCAGGGTCACGAATGCTTCCATTTGCCAAGAAGGCACCACAAAGATAGGCACGACCTGCTTCCTCATCCGATAAAATCGCCTCATCAATACCTGTTTCTAGGCCAAAGAAAGAGTCGGCCAAGTGCAAATCACTCAGAAGGTCCTGCACCTTTTCATCTGTAAAAACGGTATAGACCCGATTCTTACGAAGATTACTTCTTTGGTGGTGTCGGATTTCCGATTTGATTTCATAGAAATGGAGAAAGGACTCATAGAGGTGGCGAGCCAGTTTGGCATTTTCTGTCACGACAGACAAGGTCAGGCCCGAAGTCGAGAGACCGATACTGCCAGACATCTTGATAATGGCAGATAATTCATGCCGGCTCAGATGGTGCTGACCTAGGATTTCTTCTTTTACTGCTACTGTGAAACTCATTTTCTCACCTGTATAATCCGCATCAATTCATCCACAATCAAATCCCCATCGTGGAAGGCGCCTCCATTTTCCAGACGAAGGAAGTTGGATGAAATCACGCGCGGAACTTGCTTACAAAGACCAGTAAAATCATGTTCCACCTGCACCAAGTATTCATCAAAACGGTTGGAATTCATGTATTCCTGAGGCACTTTTTCAATATTCACCAAGACAGTATCGATAAAAGGTCGACCAAGGTGACGATGCAAGACCTCCACGTGGTCACTATCTGTAAAGTGTTCCGTCTCCCCACGTTGGGTCATGATATTGCAGACATAGGCGATTTCTGCCTTGGTTTCCAAAAGCGCCTGCCCGATTTCCTTAATTACAATATTGGGCAAAATAGAGGTAAAGAGAGAACCAGGTCCGAGGACAATCATGTCACTTTCAAGAATGGTCTGCACCACTCGACGGCTAGCCAGAGGCGTATCATCGTTAAGGGTATTGGTCACATAGACATGGTCAATCATGCCTGGATGGTCTGCAATATGGCTCTCTCCAGCCACTTCTGTCCCATCCTGAAAGACTGCGTGCAGGGTCAAAGGATGGTCACTGGAAGGATAAATCTTCCCAGTTGTATGGAAAAATTTGCTCAATAACTGCATGGCATTATAGGTCGAACCCTGCATTTCTGACAGGCCAGCAATGATGAGATTACCCAATGGATGGCCAGCAAAGGCTCCCGCATCCTCAGAAAAGCGATACTGAAAGACTTTCTCATAGAACTTAGGCATATCCGACATGGCCACAAGGACATTACGAAGATCACCTGGCGGTGTCAATTGTTGCATATTTTTTCGGAGTTCACCTGATGAACCACCATCATCCGCCACCGTTACGATAGCAGCGATTTCCACATCTTTTTCACGCAGACTTTTTAGAATGACAGGAATCCCAGTTCCTCCACCAATCACCGTTATCTTTGGTTTTCTCATGAACGGTTTACCGTTTCCTTTCTTCGGTCTTTGTCACGATGCCCTTCATTGACAGGCCAATTCTTGGATAAGTCCTGTGCCAAGCGTTTGGCAAAGGCCACACTACGGTGTTGTCCCCCTGTACAACCCATGGCAATGGTCAAAACAGACTTCCCTTCCTTTTGGTAGCTTGGCAAAATCGGCTCAATCAAGGCCAACAAATGTTGATAGAAATCTTCTGACTCAGGATGGTTCATGACATAGTCATAAACTGGTTCATCCACTCCCGTTTGATTACGCAGTTCTGGTAGATAATAGGGATTTGGCAAGAAACGGACATCAAAGACTAGGTCCGCATCAATCGGGATTCCATATTTAAAACCAAAAGACATGACTTCGATACGGAAAGACTGGGCTTGTTCCTGATCTGAAAACTGCTCTGCAAGGGTTTTGCGCAGCTCACGAGGAGTTAGTTCTGTCGTATCCACCACATTTTGACTCATATTTTTCAAAGGTGCCAAGAGTTCACGTTCCAGCTTAATTCCATCCAAAATTCGTCCATCTGCAGCTAGTGGGTGACTCCGTCTGGTTTCCTTGTAACGAGCGACCAATTCCTTATCAGCTGCATCCAAAAAGAGAATTTTAAAGTCCAGTTCTTCCTTGTTTTCCAGCTCATCCAAAACAGCTTGAATCTCTGAGAAGAAAGAACGGCTACGCATATCTACTACCAAGGCCAACTTATGGTCGTCTTCCTTTGTTTCCACCAACTGCAAAAACTTAGGCAAGAGAGCTGGAGGCATATTATCAATAGTAAAATAACCCAAATCTTCGAAGGACTGAATGGCAACTGTTTTCCCTGCACCACTCATTCCTGTCACAATCACCAAGTGAAGTTGTTTCTTTGTCATCTATCTCTCCTTATATCAAAAGAAGTTTGGCAACACCAAACTTCAACTAGCTTATCCAATCTCTGCGATGACTTCGATTTCGACTTTTACATCACGAGGAAGACGAGCTACCTCTACTGCTGAACGAGCTGGAAATTCCTCTTTAAAGGCCGTTTGGTAAACCTCGTTAAAAGGAACAAAGTCGTTCATATCGCTCAAGAAGCAAGTTGTTTTGACAACATGGTCAAAGTCAGTTCCTGCTTCTGCCAAAATAGCACCAATATTTTTCAAGACTTGTTCTGTCTGTTCTTGGATCGTTTCTCCAACGATTTCCCCAGTTTCAGGAGAGAGAGGAACTTGACCACTAGCAAACAAAAGGTTGCCAACGATTTTTCCTTGAACATAGGGTCCGATAGCCTTTGGAGCTTTATCTGTATGAATTGTTTTTGCCATTTTCTTTTCCTCACAATTTTTCTAAGATTGCATCCCAAGCCTCATCCATCCCTGCCTTGCTGACAGATGAAAAGAGGATAAAGTCGTCACTTGGGTCAAAGTTTAATTTCTTTTTGATTGCTGATTCGTGCTTGTTCCATTTACCACGAGGAATCTTGTCCGCCTTGGTCGCCACAATGATGACTGGAATCTCATAATACTTAAGAAATTCGTACATCTGCACATCATCTGCTGACGGGTCATGACGAAGGTCAACTAGACTGACCACTGCACGGAGATTTTCCCGAGTCGTTAGGTACTCCTCAATCATGCGCCCCCACTTTTCACGTTCCTTTTTAGAAACACGGGCATAGCCATAACCAGGCACATCCACAAAGCGCATCTTGTCATCAATGTTAAAGAAGTTCAGGAGCTGGGTTTTACCAGGTTTCCCTGACGTACGAGCCAGATTCTTACGGTTCAGCATGGTATTGATAAAGCTAGACTTGCCAACATTTGAACGCCCTGCAAGAGCGATCTCTGGCAATTCATCCTGCGGATAGTGGGACTTATTAGCCGCACTGAGCAAGATTTCAGCATTGTGTGTATTAAGTTCCATAGTCACCTCTAGGCTGTTTCTAGGATTGGTTTATCCGTTCCATCGACAGCTTCTTTAGTGATGCGGACCAATTTCACATTTTCCTGACTCGGTACTTCAAACATGACATCTAGCATGGTTTCCTCGATAATAGAGCGAAGACCACGCGCACCCGTTTTACGTTCGATGGCCTTGTTGGCAATCTCTTGAAGGGCTTCGTCGTCAAATTCCAACTCGACATCATCATAAGAAAGCAAGGTTTGATATTGTTTAACCAAGGCATTTCTTGGCTCTTTCAAGATACGAACCAAGTCATCAACCGTCAATTGCTCAAGAGCAGCAAAGACAGGCAAACGTCCAATCAACTCAGGGATAATACCAAATTTTTGAATATCTTCTGCGATGATTTCTTGCATGTAAGAGCTGTTTTCATCAATCGCTTTATTGTTTTGACCAAATCCGATAACCTTTTCACCCAGACGTTGTTTGACGATTTCTTCAATACCATCAAAGGCACCACCCACGATGAAGAGGATATTTTTAGTATCCACTTGAATCATCTCTTGTTGTGGATGTTTACGTCCACCTTGAGGCGGTACGCTGGCAACTGTTCCCTCGATAATCTTAAGAAGGGCTTGTTGCACCCCTTCACCAGAAACGTCACGTGTGATCGATACGTTCTCGCTCTTCTTAGCAATCTTGTCAATTTCATCCACATAGATAATGCCACGCTCTGCACGTTCAATGTTAAAGTCAGCAGCCTGCAATAGTTTGAGGAGGATATTTTCCACGTCCTCACCCACATAACCAGCCTCAGTAAGAGCTGTTGCATCCGCAATCGCAAAAGGCACATTCAAGCTCTTAGCCAAGGTCTGGGCAAGAAAAGTTTTCCCTGAACCAGTTGGGCCAATCATCAAGATATTTGACTTCTGCAAATCCACATCTTCTGACTCTTCACGCGTATCGTGGAAATTGATGCGTTTGTAGTGGTTGTAAACTGCCACTGCCAAGGCACGTTTGGCACGATCTTGACCAATTACATAGTGGTTCAAGATATGGAGGAGTTCGATTGGTTTTGGAACTTCAGACAAGTCTGCCAAGACTTCTTCCGCCAACTCCTCTCGAATGATTTCCTGGGCTAACTCCACACATTCATTACAGATAAAGGCGTTGTTACCTGCGATTATTTTTTGTACTTCTTCTTGGCTTTTGCCACAAAATGAGCAATAAACCATCATATCATTATTCCTATTTGTAGGCATGATTTCCTTCCGTTCTATTCTATACTGTCATTCTATCTAAAATAAGGTCATGTAAAAAGCATGGATACTATTGACCAAATTGGTAAAGGCATTTAACCAGAGCAGGACAGAAAGCCCATAACGCTTTTTACGAAAAGCCTGTGCTCCTGCAAGTAAGCAGACCAAACACAGCATGGCTGTGAAAAAACCAAATATACTACGTTCCATTAGACTTCCTTTCTCTTGCGGTATTGGATGGTAAAATCATAAGGATTTTTCTCATCTTTGGTATAGGATTTGCTTGAAACTGTCTCAAAAAGAGACAAATCAAACTCCTCAGGGAAATAGGTATCTCCCTCCACCCGAGCATGAATTTGAGTCACAATTACTTCGTCAAGGTAGGGTTCAAAAGCCTGAAAAATTTGCTTCCCACCGATAATATAAAGATTCTTTTCTTGAGCCTGATACCAGTCCAAGACAGACTGGACATCCTGAAAAGTAGTAACCCCGTCTATCTTTTCTTCAGAATTACGCGTCAAAATCAGAGTTTCCCGTTGTGGAAGCAAGCGACGCCCCATCCCATCAAAGGTCACACGCCCCATCAAGATAGCATGATTCAGAGTTGTTTCTTTGAAGTGTTGCAGTTCTGCTGGCAAATGCCAAGGCAGGCGATTTCCCTTACCAATCACACCCTCTTCATCCTGGGCCCAAATAGCTACGATTTTCTTAGTCATGCTTCCATCCTTTTCACTGATAGTACTATTTTATCAAAAAACTCAAAAAAAGACTGGTTTGGAATAGCTTACAGAATAGAAAAAAATCTGTAAGAGGCATCCTACAGATTTTTATATGATTATTCTATTTCTTACAAACCAGGTGCTTGTCCAAGTTCTGCGGCAAGCATCCAGATTGTTTTATCAGTTTCAGTTTTAGCATCTGTAAAGATACCGTTTGTCACATCGTCACCTTCTTCATCAGTAACATCCAAACCTTTTTGGAAGAGTTCTGACAAGTAACGGTAGATAGCAAGGACACGTTCCAAGCTTTCTTCAACATTACGGTATTCACCAGCTTCTTCTTCGATTTCACTGTTTTGAAGGAATTCTGTCAATGTAGAGAATGGGCTACCACCAAGTGTGATCAAACGCTCACTGATTTCATCCAATTGACCATCAAGAGCTTCCATATACTCATCCATTTTTGGATGCCATACAAGGAAACCACGACCACGCATGTACCAGTGCACTTGGTGCAAAGCAACGTGAGCTACATACAAATCAGCAACAGCTTGGTTCAATACTTCCTTTGTTTTTGCCAATGCTACTGGCGCTGCTTTTGTTAATGATGTTACGTCTTTTACTGCTTCTTTTTTCAATTCTACCATTTTATTTTACCTCATTCATTATTATTTGTAACCACTTCTTAATGATTACTACCTTAGTATACTACTAAGGAAAACCAATAGCAAGCCAAATGACTCACATGAGAAAAGTTGCAATAGACTGATAATTTAAGATTTTTTTAGAATAAAACCTAGTCACTTTCAAACTCTCTTAACAGCTATAAAATAAAGAAAAAGAGTATACAATTTGTAGGCTCTTTTCTCATTTTACATCTTAATACCAGACACTGACATCAACCTGTCCTCGTATCCCTTTAAGAGAGTCAGATGAAGTATATTGCCATCCTTTTTCTCCTGAATAATGAGGATTGTTCCAATCAAGCGCATCCGTATAAGCTGCAACCCAGTTTACATGTTGTAAAATATTTGGATGATTCAAACGAGTTTGCAAAAGTTGACGATAGCTATAAACTTTCACGTTTTGGTAACCAGCATGCTTCATGGTTTCCATATACTTATTGATAATTTTAACCCAAGTGTCTGTATCTGCTGGAGCTTTCTTAGATTTATTTTCATACTCCCAGTTTTCAACATCATAGTAGATTGGATAAGATAAGTTCATCTTGTATTTCTTCAAGAGTTCAATAGTCTGCTTAGCATCATTCTCAGCATCTGTTTCATTTTCTGCATAGGTATAAAGATAAACACCATAAGGAATACCTAGTCGATTAAATTCTTGAATATTATGTGCCAATTCCTTATCTTCTACACCGCTGTATCCTAAGCGCACAATAACACCATCAACTCCATTTTCCTGGATAACCTTTTTCCAATCACTAATGCGGCCATTATGATCACTGACATCAATAACCTTCTTAGCACGGTCAGTTCCGACCTGTTCTTCACGATGGTTAAAGAAATAACGGTGTCCATTTCGATAAACCCAACCAACATTCAAGGCTTTCTTTTCTTTCAGTTCCCCTGAATCAGCAAAAGTATAACGAGTATCGTCCATGATTAACTCACCTGTTGCCATGACACCACTTTCAGTAAGATAGTAGTTTCCATGCCACTCATCTTGAGCCATATAGCCCCACTTCTTGAAATAATACCACTTGCCATCAATCTTTTGCCACTGTTCATTAGCATAAGAACCATCTGCCTTAAGATAGAACCAACTCTTATAATGATTATCGTAAAGCCATTCGTTTTGCATCATGGCACCTTGACCATTCAAGAAATAATTTCCTTGCCACTGACTTTTAGCCATATAGCCCCACTTCTTAAAATAGTACCATTTGCCATTGATTTTCTGCCATTCTTGTTCTGCATAAGAACCATCTGCCTTGAGGTAGAACCAGCTCTTATAATTGTTATCGTAAACCCATTCATTTTTAGCCATGTATCCACCTGCTTTGAGGTAGTAGTTTCCATGCCATTCTTTTTGGGCATAACGACCATCTGCTTTTATATAGAACCAACTATTGTAGCTAGTATCGAAAATCCATTCACTCTTAGCTTTTGAACCATCTGCTTTTACATAGAAGTCACCTTCCCAATGTGCTGATGTTGAATTTGGCTTACTTTCTTCTTTCTGACTACTAGCTCGCGTCTCTTTTACTTCTTCCTTTTTCTCTGGACGCTGACTAGAAGAAGTCTCAACCTTTTTCTCTTCTTCTTTTTGACTTGTAGTCGTTTCTGATTTCTTTTCTTCTACCTTACTAGAAGAAGCTTGAACACTGCTTTCTTCCGAAGATGCTTTCACTTCAGCTTCATTTGCAGCCACCTGATTAACGATCAATCCAAGCAAAAAGGCACTTGCTAATCCAATTTTTCCAATCTTTGTTTTCAATCTTTCCTCTCCTATAAAAAATGGAACAGACATCTGAATGCTGTTCCACCTAGCTTTTGCTACTGATTATTTTACAAAGTCAAGCAAAGCCAAGAAGCTTTCTGCTTCAAGTGACGCACCACCAACAAGGGCACCGTCAACGTCTGGGCAAGCCATGTATGAAGCAACGTTTTCAGGTTTAACAGAACCACCGTATTGAACACGAACTTTGTCTGCAACTTCTTGACCAAAGTCAGCAGCTACAACGTCACGAACAACTTTACACATTTTTTGTGCATCGTCTTGTGAAGCTGATTTACCAGTACCGATAGCCCAGATTGGCTCGTAAGCGATAACTGATGCAGCAACTTGTTCAGCAGTCAATCCAGCCAATGCAGCAGATACTTGAGCACCTACGAATTCAGCAGCTTTACCAGCTTCGTAAGTTTCAAGTGACTCACCACAACAGATGATTGGAAGCATACCGTTTGCAAAGATTGCTTTTGCTTTTTTGTTGATATCTTCGTCAGTTTCATGGAAGTAGTCACGGCGTTCTGAGTGACCGATAACAACGTAGTCAGTACCGATTTCTTTCAAAACTTGTGGGCTTGTTTCACCAGTGAAAGCACCTGCATTTTCAAAGTAGCAGTTTTGAGCAGCAACTTTAAGGTTTGAACCTTTAGCAGCAGCAAGAACAGCTGTCAAATCAAGAGCTGGAGCTGCGATACCTGCTTCAACAAGATCTGATGAAGGAAGTTTTGATGCAACTGCTTCAACAAATGCTTTAGCTTCTTCTGGATTTTTGTTCATTTTCCAGTTACCAGCGATAAATGGTTTACGTGACATTTCACATACCTCTTTTTTCAATTTATTTTCTATTTATTTTATCACAATTAGACACAGCTTGCAAATCTTACTCGGATTTCAAGCCTGCTTCCAACTATTAATCCTTCCAAAGATCCATGGCATTTCTAAAATCTGCCGATACCTGTGTCAACTGAGGATTGCTTGCTTCTCTTTCTGCCCGCTTGGCCTCTATTTGGACCACACTTTTGATGCCTTCATGGCGCCAATTTCTCAAAATCGCCTGAATGTACTTCCAGTTTGGTTTGCCATTCAAAACCGCTTCACGAAGAGCTTCCTTAATCAAGTCAGCACTGGTCCCATCTTCCTTAAGAGTCTTGGTCAAATCCTCAATCTCAAAAGGCGTCAACAAGCGACCCAACTCCTGTTGGAAGGTTTCCACCAAATCCTTAAGCTGATTTTGAGGTGCCAATTGGTCTGAACTTGATTGAACAGCTCCAAGCAAGTCGTCCAAACGTTCCAAGGCTAGACTGGCATCAAAAAGTAATTCAATTTCACCATTCAATTCAATCGTTCGATACTGAAGCAGTCCCCTCTCCGTCAGATTGGAAATAGCCTGGTTTACATCTGAAATTTCCTTGCCAATCCTTTCAGCAATCTGGCTTGGGGACATTTCTTCTAAGCCTGTCGTATTTTGCAAATAGAAAAATTGCCAGACCAGAAAATCGTCACTGGAAGGAAAGAGTTCCTTAAAATGCAAGAGCAGGGCACTCGGTAAAACCAAGTTCCCTGATTTAAAAGCGTCTAAATATGTCATAATTCCTCTTATAAATACCCATATGCAGATGCATCATCTTCTATCTTTCTCCAGTCAAAAGGCGTCTCCTGATAGACGGCATAGTTCACCCAGTTGCTGAAAAAGAGGGCTGCTGATGAAGACCAACAAAGACAAGGTGTCTGGTTGACATCATCATCCTTAAAGTAATTTTCTGGAATATGAGGATCCAAACCTGCGTCACGATCTCGGAAATATTCATTTGCCAAGGTATCACGGTCATATTCCAAATGCCCAAAACTATAAATTTCTCGTAAATCACGACTGGCCAAAATCGAAACCCCAACCTGAGGTCCTTCCGATAAAATCTCTAGATTGGTTTTATTTAAAATTTCTTCCTTGGAAATCTCCGTGTGCCGTGAATGAGGGGATACATAGCTATCATCAAAGCCTCTAAAGAGAAGGTGCCCTTCTTTTAAGGTATCCTGAGGATAAATACCTGATAACTTACTATCCATCTGGTATTTTTCTACCCCATAGCGGAGATAAAGCCCAGCCTGAGCCCCCCAACAGATATGAAGGGTCGAATAGACATGGGTCTTGGACCACTCGATAACCTGACTGAATTCCTCCCAATAGTCCACTTCCTCAAATGGTAAATGCTCAACTGGAGCACCCGTGATAATCATCCCATCAAAATACTCATCCTTAACTTCTGGAAAAGTTTTGTAGAAGGTCTCCATGTGTTCTGATCGAGTTGTTTTAGAACGATGGCTCTCCATATAGAGGAAATCAATATCCAGTTGTAGGGGTGTATTGGCCAAATGGCGCAACAACTGAGTCTCTGTCACCATTTTCTTGGGCATAAGATTTAAAATCAAAATCTTCAAGGGACGGATATCTTGGTGGGCAGCGCGTTGATCATCCATGACAAAGATATTCTCTGTCCGTAAAATCTCAACAGCTGGTAATTTTTTATCAATTCGAATCGGCATAACTCTCTCCTAACTGTACTTTTCAGGAATCATTGCATGTGTTTGAAGTCAAATCTCAAACACTTGTTCCTTTTATTATACTGTAAGAAGATATAGTTTTCAATTATAGTTTTTCTCTAACTAGCTATAGTCTGTTTTTATATCCTAATGTAGAGAAAACAGCCCTAGGGACTGTTTTTCATTAATAATGCATGAGAACTTTGTAGTCGTAGTCACCGATTTTTTCACGGCCGTTCAATTCATCCAATTCAACAAGGAAGGCACAACCTGCCACAACACCACCAAGTTTTTCAATCATCTCAATGGTTGCCTTAACAGTTCCACCTGTAGCCAAGAGGTCATCTACGATAAGAACACGTTGACCTGGCTTGATGGCATCCGCGTGCATAGTCAAGGTATCAACACCGTACTCTTTTTCATAGTCAGCAGAAATAACTTCACGTGGTAATTTCCCTGGCTTACGAACAGGTGCAAAACCAATTCCCAACTCGAAGGCAACTGGACAACCCACGATAAATCCACGAGCCTCAGGTCCTACAACCATGTCAATTTTCTTGTCAGTAGCATACTGAACGATTTCACGAACAGCGTAGCTATAAGCATTTCCATCAGCCATCAAAGGACTGATATCACGGAAGGTAATGCCTTCCTTTGGATAATTTTCAATTGTTGCAATATAATCTTTTAAATTCATCTTTTTCTTTCTTTCAAAGTTTTTACTCTCTATTATACCATATTTTCTCCGAAATATGAAAGTATAATCATTATTTACTCCCAAAGAGCCCGATTTCGCTACTCACTCTGTAGCCATAATAGCCAAAAAACTGATGAATCTTTCGATTCATCAGTTTTAAGGATAATCTGTTCATTGCAAACAAATCATGTCAATTAGAAGGCTTAGTCTTCTTTCTTCTTGCGAGCGACAAGACCAAATCCACTCAATACTCCGAGAAGTCCAAGTGCTGCTAGGCTAGCATTGTCTTCTGTACCAGTATTTGGCAATTCACGTTTACCTTCAGCTTCTTTCATTGCTGTTGGTTGTACTGGTTGTGCTGG from Streptococcus mitis NCTC 12261 harbors:
- a CDS encoding Dps family protein — its product is MVELKKEAVKDVTSLTKAAPVALAKTKEVLNQAVADLYVAHVALHQVHWYMRGRGFLVWHPKMDEYMEALDGQLDEISERLITLGGSPFSTLTEFLQNSEIEEEAGEYRNVEESLERVLAIYRYLSELFQKGLDVTDEEGDDVTNGIFTDAKTETDKTIWMLAAELGQAPGL
- the lytC gene encoding choline binding-anchored murein hydrolase LytC, translated to MSVPFFIGEERLKTKIGKIGLASAFLLGLIVNQVAANEAEVKASSEESSVQASSSKVEEKKSETTTSQKEEEKKVETSSSQRPEKKEEVKETRASSQKEESKPNSTSAHWEGDFYVKADGSKAKSEWIFDTSYNSWFYIKADGRYAQKEWHGNYYLKAGGYMAKNEWVYDNNYKSWFYLKADGSYAEQEWQKINGKWYYFKKWGYMAKSQWQGNYFLNGQGAMMQNEWLYDNHYKSWFYLKADGSYANEQWQKIDGKWYYFKKWGYMAQDEWHGNYYLTESGVMATGELIMDDTRYTFADSGELKEKKALNVGWVYRNGHRYFFNHREEQVGTDRAKKVIDVSDHNGRISDWKKVIQENGVDGVIVRLGYSGVEDKELAHNIQEFNRLGIPYGVYLYTYAENETDAENDAKQTIELLKKYKMNLSYPIYYDVENWEYENKSKKAPADTDTWVKIINKYMETMKHAGYQNVKVYSYRQLLQTRLNHPNILQHVNWVAAYTDALDWNNPHYSGEKGWQYTSSDSLKGIRGQVDVSVWY
- the tpiA gene encoding triose-phosphate isomerase — translated: MSRKPFIAGNWKMNKNPEEAKAFVEAVASKLPSSDLVEAGIAAPALDLTAVLAAAKGSNLKVAAQNCYFENAGAFTGETSPQVLKEIGTDYVVIGHSERRDYFHETDEDINKKAKAIFANGMLPIICCGESLETYEAGKAAEFVGAQVSAALAGLTAEQVAASVIAYEPIWAIGTGKSASQDDAQKMCKVVRDVVAADFGQEVADKVRVQYGGSVKPENVASYMACPDVDGALVGGASLEAESFLALLDFVK
- a CDS encoding DnaD domain-containing protein; the encoded protein is MTYLDAFKSGNLVLPSALLLHFKELFPSSDDFLVWQFFYLQNTTGLEEMSPSQIAERIGKEISDVNQAISNLTERGLLQYRTIELNGEIELLFDASLALERLDDLLGAVQSSSDQLAPQNQLKDLVETFQQELGRLLTPFEIEDLTKTLKEDGTSADLIKEALREAVLNGKPNWKYIQAILRNWRHEGIKSVVQIEAKRAEREASNPQLTQVSADFRNAMDLWKD
- the metA gene encoding homoserine O-acetyltransferase MetA, yielding MPIRIDKKLPAVEILRTENIFVMDDQRAAHQDIRPLKILILNLMPKKMVTETQLLRHLANTPLQLDIDFLYMESHRSKTTRSEHMETFYKTFPEVKDEYFDGMIITGAPVEHLPFEEVDYWEEFSQVIEWSKTHVYSTLHICWGAQAGLYLRYGVEKYQMDSKLSGIYPQDTLKEGHLLFRGFDDSYVSPHSRHTEISKEEILNKTNLEILSEGPQVGVSILASRDLREIYSFGHLEYDRDTLANEYFRDRDAGLDPHIPENYFKDDDVNQTPCLCWSSSAALFFSNWVNYAVYQETPFDWRKIEDDASAYGYL
- a CDS encoding adenine phosphoribosyltransferase, producing MNLKDYIATIENYPKEGITFRDISPLMADGNAYSYAVREIVQYATDKKIDMVVGPEARGFIVGCPVAFELGIGFAPVRKPGKLPREVISADYEKEYGVDTLTMHADAIKPGQRVLIVDDLLATGGTVKATIEMIEKLGGVVAGCAFLVELDELNGREKIGDYDYKVLMHY